In Carya illinoinensis cultivar Pawnee chromosome 16, C.illinoinensisPawnee_v1, whole genome shotgun sequence, a single window of DNA contains:
- the LOC122298907 gene encoding pentatricopeptide repeat-containing protein At3g04760, chloroplastic-like has translation MRSVRRVVEMLNEVGGSCRTSRVHSLIEMLNSLGSFEMTKFVIEITERKTGYYNILIKCWRCDFEGAKGIFDEMRQMGSDPIVNTYKYLLSSLCRSDKIDEACQLLEEMQERNCLPNPLTFEIFIYHSCRLGKFDLAIEFLDRMISNGLDSRNC, from the coding sequence ATGCGTTCTGTAAGAAGAGTTGTAGAGATGCTGAATGAAGTCGGCGGGTCATGTCGAACCTCCAGGGTTCACTCGCTGATTGAAATGCTTAACAGTTTGGGTTCCTTTGAAATGACGAAGTTTGTGATAGAAATTACTGAGAGGAAAACCGGTTATTACAACATTTTGATTAAGTGTTGGAGATGTGATTTTGAAGGAGCCAAGGGAATATTTGATGAGATGAGGCAAATGGGTAGTGATCCAATTGTCAACACTTACAAGTACCTACTTAGTAGTTTATGTAGAAGTGACAAAATAGATGAAGCTTGTCAACTACTTGAAGAAATGCAAGAAAGGAATTGTCTTCCAAATCCATTAACctttgagattttcatttatcaCTCGTGTAGACTTGGGAAGTTCGATCTTGCAATCGAGTTTCTTGATAGGATGATTTCAAATGGTCTTGATAGTAGAaattgttaa